A segment of the Natrinema sp. SYSU A 869 genome:
CCAGTAACGCTTTGAGCGACCGGAACAACTTCCCCAATGAAGCGGGAGATTTGCGTCATAGACACTCGCAGCCTCCCGCTTCATCACCTTTGATTTAGCGACCTATCCCGCCGCCATCTAGCGATTCAACACAGCCCTCATTTTCGTTTTCCCTATCGCCGAACGGACAATACCAGGTAAGGAATTCCAGTCGGCTATCTCGACGAATGATGTCACAAATAGGGTCTTGAATGTAGAGAACATCTGCAGTAAGAGGGTGTCAGAGAACCCTTACTACACTATTTGTTTCCCCGATTGTCACGGGCTGCCCGGTTCTCCGTTCTTTATACTGCCTTGTCCGGCGTCGTTTCCTGCGTTGGTTGTTGGCCCAGCTGCTCGTCCATACCGAGTTGATCTACCTCCCACGCAAGATAGTCACGCAGCCCGTCTTCCAACGACCGGAATTTGACACCGAGGTCGCGCTTAGCCTTCGAGGTGTCAACATTGAATTGTCTTCCGGCTAAGAATGCAAGGAGTTCTGCTTCGAGGCCCTCCGGTGGCGTGGTGACACGCTCAACTCCCCGCATGATGGTGGCTAGCCCACCAAACACTGCGTCCGGCACAACGCGTGGGGCTGGAATCCCCGTGATTTCCTCAGCGCAGCCGAATACCTCGGCCATCGTTCGCGCTTCGCTAGCAACGATGTACTCCTCGCCGGGAACTCCCTCGTCCATCGCTCGGATATGCGCCTGCGCGATATCTTCAGCATGATCCATCGGAAGGGCCCAACTGCGGGGAATCATCGGGAGGTCGCCCGTCAAGTAGTCTCGAAACACGGCCCGCCCCGACCCGTAGAGTTTGTCGTGCGGGCCGTAGACGCCGCCCGGCTGCACGATAACGAGCGGGAGACCATCCTCCATCAGAGGTTTCGCAACCTCGAAGTGTGCCTTCCACTTCGTGCGGAAGTACTCAGCGTAGGTTGGACACTCAGGATCGATGGATTCGTCGAGTGTCTCCCCGCTATTCCCCGGGTAGACGCCTACTGTACTGGT
Coding sequences within it:
- a CDS encoding NAD-dependent epimerase/dehydratase family protein; its protein translation is MEYFVTGATGLIGTHLVEQLVDEDHDVVALTRSRSNANHLPNEVTVVEGDITDKASLREPMTDVDGVFHIAAWFYVGPGPRNVEKAERINVEGTRNVLELMDELDISKGVYTSTVGVYPGNSGETLDESIDPECPTYAEYFRTKWKAHFEVAKPLMEDGLPLVIVQPGGVYGPHDKLYGSGRAVFRDYLTGDLPMIPRSWALPMDHAEDIAQAHIRAMDEGVPGEEYIVASEARTMAEVFGCAEEITGIPAPRVVPDAVFGGLATIMRGVERVTTPPEGLEAELLAFLAGRQFNVDTSKAKRDLGVKFRSLEDGLRDYLAWEVDQLGMDEQLGQQPTQETTPDKAV